The window TTCTCTATGAGCTTGGAAAAGGTGTTTTTTCTGGAGGAATCGTTTGATAAGGATCGTGATCCCATCAATCCAAAAGAAGGGAAATAAATAAAAGTAGTCGGTTAGATCCCAAAAGACTCCCTCTTTTGTTATTTGGTTTTGGAGCTTGGAATGGTGCAGTAGGGGAAGGACCAAAACAAAAAAACCAAGTGCCAAAGAACCACTATCACCCATAAATAATTTTGCTTTTGGGAAATTGTAAACAATAAATCCAAACATCGAAAGAAGTAAGATCACGTACAAACTGAATCCAAAATTAGGAATCGAATAAAAGTTGGGAAGGACCAAACCAATGGAAAAAAAACAAATGAAGAAAGTGAGAACCAAATACCAATCCATTCCATCCATAAAGTTGACTAAGTTGATCCCAAAGACAAGAAATATCGTTAGAAATAGAATTTCTGCCACCCATGGAATTTCTACAAAACCAAAAGCCGTAATCGTAGGATGTATTCCCCATAAACAAATAAAAACGATTCCAAACTCTAGGACAAGTCGTAGTTTTGGAGTTAGGTGATATAAATCATCCACAAAACCTAAAATGGAAAATATGAAAATACCAACTAACAGAAGATAAAAATTATCTTTAGGAATCAAACTTGGATTTTCCAATAATGGATGTGCCCATTCTGGGTTAAAATGAAACAAGAGGCTAGCGACCAAAAAAAGAG of the Leptospira biflexa serovar Patoc strain 'Patoc 1 (Paris)' genome contains:
- a CDS encoding MraY family glycosyltransferase — encoded protein: MVPFFPVSLLFLGLFSLFLHSIYVHSRFGVKDVPNERSLHDTVTKKSGGMFFIPLFLVASLLFHFNPEWAHPLLENPSLIPKDNFYLLLVGIFIFSILGFVDDLYHLTPKLRLVLEFGIVFICLWGIHPTITAFGFVEIPWVAEILFLTIFLVFGINLVNFMDGMDWYLVLTFFICFFSIGLVLPNFYSIPNFGFSLYVILLLSMFGFIVYNFPKAKLFMGDSGSLALGFFVLVLPLLHHSKLQNQITKEGVFWDLTDYFYLFPFFWIDGITILIKRFLQKKHLFQAHREHLYQKLTETKLGKIGSLFVFSLLNGLVLGLHFLFHMMGMDRLIIFIGLFLVSLISYGLLWVWTLRKNLA